CGCCCCCGCACGAAAACTGGAGGTCTGGCAAAGCGGCACTTGCAATGCATGCAGCAGAGTGGAGCGGTGTGTGTAGAGCGCGCCCTTGGGATTGCCTGTGGTGCCAGAGGTGTAGCAAAGACCGGCGGCTGTATCCTCGGGGAAGGTGGGCCAGTCAAAATCGGGCGGCTGCGCGGCCAGCAAATCCTCGTAGCAGAGCGCGTCAAAAGAGCAGTCCGGCATATGGGCGCGGTCGGTCAGGATCACGAAACGCAGACCCTGTGGTAGATCAGGCAAGATCGCCTCGATCAGCGGCACAAAGGAAAGATCAAGGAACAAGAGCCGGTCATCGGCATGGGCGATGATGTAAAGCAATTGCTCATGCGAGAGGCGCGGATTAAGCGTATGGCAGACCGCACCGATGCCGGAGACCCCGTAGTAGAGCTCAAAATGTTGGTGGCCGTTCCATGCCAAAGTGGCAACCCGGTCGCCCTGTTCAACGCCCAATGCGGTCAGCGCCTGCGCAAGTTGCGCCACCCGCACCAGCGTTTGCGGATAGCTCTGGCGGTGCAGGTCACCTTCAACCCGTGCGGATACGATGCCTTCGGCGGCATGCGCCTCGGCGGCGTGCAACAGGATGTCTATGATCCTGAGCGGCCGATGCATCATCTGACCCTGCATGGTGGTTCCCTCCTTCGTGCCTCAGCCGCGACGGTGGCATGAAAGCAGAGGGGGATCAATCGGGCCGGAGGAGCCCTTGACTTGTTGCGAATAGTTCTCATATTCATTCTCATGTCACATCATATCACAGCCTTTCCGTCTCTGACCCGCCGCCGCGCGCTTGGCCTAGCGATTGGCGCGGCAGTCCTTGCCTCACGCCCTGCATTCGCCCAAACCGCCCCGCTCGAGGTGGTTGCCACCACCGGCATGATCGCCGATGCCGCGCGGGTTGTGGGCGGCGACCGGGTTGCGGTGCGGGCCCTGATGGGGCCGGGGATTGATCCGCATTCCTATCGTCAGACCCGCAGCGATATCGCTGCCCTCGCGCGCGCCGATCTGGTGCTCTGGCATGGCCTCTATCTTGAGGCGCAGATGGAAGAGTTTTTGCTGAAACTCGCCGCCCGTTCGCCCGTTGTCCCGGTGGGCGAGGCGGTGCCCATGGCCGCGCGCATCGCGCATGAGGATTACGAGGGGCGCTTTGATCCGCATGTCTGGATGGTGCCAGAGTTGTGGGCCTCTGTTGTGGATCGCATCGCCGAGGCGCTGAGCGCCGAACGGCCCGAGGATGCGGATTTCTTTGCCGGCAATGCCGCGCGCTACAAAGAAGCACTGGCGCGATTGGGCAACTACGCCACCGGCGCGCTTGCTTCTGTGCCTGAGCCTGCGCGCGTGCTGGTCACGGCGCATGACGCATTCGGATATTTTGGCCGGGCCTATGGGTATCAGGTGGAGGGCATTCAGGGGCTATCCACGGAATCTGAGGCCGGTCTGGCGCGCATCCGTGATCTGGTCGATCTGCTGGTCAGTCGTGAAATCCGCGCAGTGTTCGTCGAAAGCACCGTGTCGGATCGTAATATCCGTGCCTTGATCGAAGGTGCGGCGGCCGAGGGGCATCAGGTGATCATCGGTGGCGAGCTGTTCTCGGATGCCATGGGTACGCCGGGCACCTATGAGGGTAGCTATCTGGGCATGATTGACCATAATGTGACGACCATTGCCAATGCCCTTGGCGGCACTGCCCCAGCACGGGGCATGGATGGCAATCTGTCGGCAGGGGGATGATCATGCCATTGGAACTGGTCGGAACACGGCCCGCGCCCAATACCGACAGCCCGCTATCGATCCGGGGGCTGACGGTGTCTTATGGCGAGAAGCCTGCTGTTTTTTCCGTTGATGTCAATTTTCACCCAAGCCAGATGACGGCGATTGTCGGCCCTAATGGCGCAGGCAAATCGACGCTGCTCAAGGCCGCGCTTGGGATCATCCGGCCTCTGTCTGGACAGGTCACAAGCCTTGGGCGTCCGCTGCAAGAGCGGCGCGCGCAGATTGCCTATGTGCCGCAGCGCGCCAGCGTGGATTGGGATTTTCCGGCCCGTGTGCTCGATGTGGTGATGATGGGGCTGGCCCGCGAATTGGGTCTCTTGGGCCGGGTACGGGCCAGCCACCGTGCTCGGGCCATGGCCTGTCTCGATCGAGTTGGCATGCAGGGCTTTGCGCATCGCCAGATCGGACAGCTCTCGGGTGGGCAGCAACAGCGGGTGTTTCTGGCGCGCGCCTTGGCGCAGGAGGCGGATCTTTATCTGCTGGATGAACCCTTTGCCGGGGTCGATGCCGCAACGGAAAAGGCAATCATCGCAGTGCTGCATGGCCTCAGGGCCGAAGGCAAGACGGTCATTGCCGTACATCACGATCTGGCCACGGTGGCCGAATATTTCGACCGCGTGTTTCTCATCAACACCACCGCTATTGCCGAAGGGCCGGTGGCCGAGGTGTTTACCCCCGATCATTTGCAAGCCGCCTATGGCGGACGGTTGGCGTTGGCGCAGATGGGTGGGGCGGCGGCGGGCTGAGCATGCTCTGGGACGCGCTCACGCTGCAACTGGGTTATAACGCCACGCTGGTCACGCTGGGCGCTGCCATGCTGGGCGTGGGCGCGGGTGCGACGGGCACCTACCTTTATCTCGGCAAGCGCGCGCTGGTCTCTGATGCCATTAGCCATGCCACGCTGCCCGGTGTCGTGCTGGGGTTCATGGTGATGGTGGCGCTGGGTGGCGAGGGCCGGTTTTTGCCCGGTCTGATGCT
The nucleotide sequence above comes from Roseovarius mucosus. Encoded proteins:
- a CDS encoding metal ABC transporter ATP-binding protein; amino-acid sequence: MIMPLELVGTRPAPNTDSPLSIRGLTVSYGEKPAVFSVDVNFHPSQMTAIVGPNGAGKSTLLKAALGIIRPLSGQVTSLGRPLQERRAQIAYVPQRASVDWDFPARVLDVVMMGLARELGLLGRVRASHRARAMACLDRVGMQGFAHRQIGQLSGGQQQRVFLARALAQEADLYLLDEPFAGVDAATEKAIIAVLHGLRAEGKTVIAVHHDLATVAEYFDRVFLINTTAIAEGPVAEVFTPDHLQAAYGGRLALAQMGGAAAG
- a CDS encoding metal ABC transporter solute-binding protein, Zn/Mn family, producing the protein MSHHITAFPSLTRRRALGLAIGAAVLASRPAFAQTAPLEVVATTGMIADAARVVGGDRVAVRALMGPGIDPHSYRQTRSDIAALARADLVLWHGLYLEAQMEEFLLKLAARSPVVPVGEAVPMAARIAHEDYEGRFDPHVWMVPELWASVVDRIAEALSAERPEDADFFAGNAARYKEALARLGNYATGALASVPEPARVLVTAHDAFGYFGRAYGYQVEGIQGLSTESEAGLARIRDLVDLLVSREIRAVFVESTVSDRNIRALIEGAAAEGHQVIIGGELFSDAMGTPGTYEGSYLGMIDHNVTTIANALGGTAPARGMDGNLSAGG